Proteins from one Muntiacus reevesi chromosome X, mMunRee1.1, whole genome shotgun sequence genomic window:
- the LOC136154434 gene encoding putative uncharacterized protein MED14OS: MRPSNLPPGRSVTAPKWARAESPPPPTTAEPPQNRKPYAGRRGPPPCSDEPAGSRDWSEGRGEGGEAGRQPQRSSAPATVQRPLGQAAAASILTAQSGSR, from the coding sequence ATGCGGCCCTCAAACCTCCCTCCCGGGCGTTCAGTCACCGCGCCTAAGTGGGCGCGGGCGGAGTCGCCGCCGCCGCCTACTACTGCCGAGCCGCCTCAGAACAGGAAGCCTTACGCCGGCCGCAGAGGCCCGCCCCCATGTAGCGACGAGCCCGCCGGCTCCAGGGACTGGAgcgaggggcggggggagggcggGGAAGCCGGGCGGCAGCCGCAGAGAAGCAGCGCCCCAGCAACCGTTCAGAGGCCGCTCGGCCAGGCAGCCGCAGCGTCCATATTGACGGCCCAAAGCGGAAGTCGTTAG